The genomic stretch ATCTTTTCCTTGCTAATGTAAAACGACTAAAccaaataaatgtgtgtttatgtttttagaACGGATTATGCTTTGAGCACCAGAGGCCCCAATCTAGAGTTTTTGTTGGCTCTGATAATTCTGGATCACAACGACCGACAAGTGCTATAGGTTACATGGATATTTCCTGAAGAGAGCTTTTCTGTAGCTTTCAGATGACATCATTCCCACACTGCTGTGATCTACAGTACCCAGAAGAAAGAGGCTGACGAGGCAGAGGGTATTGTACCCAGGTATTTTAGCCAACTTTGGTGCTCTATTTAATGATGCCTTTGTGGCTGTTATCAAGCTCAATGTATTTCAATCGATTAATTCCTCAAGGTCAAAAGTTTACGTAATCAAATTTTGGGTCGAAATTCATAAATCTTCATATTTATATGGTGAACCTGTAGCAcaatttttttacaatatttattctttaattagtttttacattcagatttttttctttagtcaAATTGTGTTCAAAATATTGTTCACTAAATTGTGAATTGAAACACACTGGCCAGTGTATATATTATGAGTCACTGGTCAAAAATGAATAGACcattaaaaatgaaagcatCTAGAAACGTGTGCAGACTGTTACTGACTTGCAGGAGTCCTGCAGCGACTGCCAAAGATGCTGGAGAGCTGTAACAATGTACTGCAGGCCAGGTAAGATGTAGTTCTGGTGCACAAACAGCAGCAGCTCCTTTACAAACTCCAAAAACTGGAAAACACTCTCTGGGGTGTTGGCATTTATCTAAAGGcaggcaaacatacaaaataaactTTACATTCAATCATCAACGGGAAGGGCAAACCTAGTGATGGGAAGGGAAATATTCATACATCTGGACTGGACAGGAGTAAGAGTCTTTAAAGATTCATTAAATCAAAGATTATCCTATTTACAGTCTTCTAGAGCAAAAACTAACAACCTATAACCTGTAGTCTTCACAACTTCACCTGTAGTTACTTCTAAGGCACAGATTGGTTTAAATGAAAGAGAATCTCACCCATTCTATGAGCAGTGGTGTGTTCTCCTGCAACCACAGCATCACTTCAGAACTCTTCTGTGCAATAAAGACTGCAGCCAACTTCAGCTTCTCCAAAACGGCTTCCAAAAATGGACGCACTGCCTCCACAGCCAGAGAGTAGTAATGCGGCATGGTTTCAGCTAACcagctacaaacacacaaacgaaACACAGTACAAAAGGGAAGTTCAGTGTAGTACACAAAGTTGCTATTCAGaacatgattatttttaatttgggCAATTATGTGGTTTTGTCGGTGGATCTTTACTTGATGCCCTGCTGGCTGTAATGGGACACTTTTCTCCAGGCTTGCTGGGACACGGCAGCAACTCCGCTCTTCTGCATGTACAGTGCTGTGGTGGAGTCGGCAAACGTGCCATGAGACCTCACATCGTGAGCGATAAAACCggcaacaaacaccaacagcacCATCAGCGCCTTTGACCACGGGAACCCCTGAGAGCGAATCTTCATCTGCAGAGACTGTGAAGGAGCAGAGGGGATAAACGAGTGAACACTAACAGCATTATGGCACATGTTTGATATTTTATTGTGGAAAATATGCATCATTAGTCAAGGAAAATTTCTAGTCATGTTATAACCTATATGATGCCTAGAATAtaatgtaaggaataaaacatgatgaaagGTGTGCTGTTATACCACAGAAATTATATTAAAGAACAAACTTATTTGGAACATCTGTCCAAGCTATTAAATTTATAGCAAATTAaccaacacctcctgaccaatcagaagagaATAAtcaacagcgctgtggtgtAAAACTACTCAACAAGGTTTACCATGTCATTTCTAAAAAATTGCTTTAATTGCAAGTGAATGATGAATGTGTCAGAAACACGTCTTACACTGCAGACATCATTGCATTCCTGTACATCATCCAAGTTCGCTGTGGACCTAATCTCTTCATTAGTCACTCTGAAAGACTGAATCGTTTCCTGAAGGTTGTTTCGCAactacaaagaaaaataaatgatatttaataagtagtacacaaagcacaaatgaaaaaaaaaatatttatctgcCAAATGTACCTTTGGTGAGAGTGTGCTCCATAAACTGTGCAGGTGATTCAACAAGAGGCTGTTAGGGAAGACAGTTTCAGAAGCACATTACTTAATACAGGTTTACCAGGACCTCATTTAACATAACAAGGAAACAAAAATGCTCATAATTAAAAAGTGCACATTATGTTGTTATAAATAGATCACCTGGACTGGGTTAGGTGTTTAGTGTAAAGCTGTCTCCACACACCCAAACTCTGTGCATCTACACAAAGGCACTCGGTCAGGCTGCTCAGCAACTGCAGATGACAAGGTTTACGCTCTCTCAATGCAAGGACAGGGTACATTTTGCATTTGCCTCTATTTGTATCTTCCAAATTTGTAGGTGGACAAAGTAGTGAACTCATTCAAGGGCTCGACTTCTGGCCTTTCTTTGTTCAGCTGTATTTGTATATCTGTTTAAAGATTCACAACAGTTCTAGCCCAACAGGTCTTGACTGTAAATTACTGTGACAGGATTTCCAGTTCGGCTCAGGAGCATTATGTTTTGAAGCATTTTTATCTCACAGAGTTAAAAGTGTAACCTGAAGTCCTACGCACTTGGTGCCAACATTTTATCTGTGAAAACTTCCTACCTCTTTCTTCATGATATCTGGACAACTGGGTGTGGCTCTGgagagaaaggaagggaagTATGTATGCAACGTAGATTCCGGTTTCGCTCCAAATGCTAGAACCTTCAAGCGTGGGTAGAGCCTCCTCAACTGCTCCTGCAAGCTGAAGGCACAACAGATTTTAGCAAATTAAATCTATAGCACTGGGTCACTAGTCTGATAATTGACTCAGTCGATTCATTAATAACAAAATCACTAGAGAATGGTTAATTGATGCATATACACATGAAACCCAAGCACTTATTGTTATTCAGTGTGTAATAATTACCTTGGTGACAGGGCATTTTTGGGCATGTAGGCAAAATCCAGCAGAGGGAAGAATTCTTTTGGGCCCATTACCCCAAATCCTTTAGACAAATTGGCATGAAGCCTGTAAGAGAGATGGAACAGGTTAGACACGTgcacactcactataaatggATCAGTTATACTGTGCATTGAAGTACGTATGAAGGCTTAAGAAGTTTAGTCTAAGAACTAAATCAGCAATAACTCACGTTAGCAGTCTCTCTAGGTAAGCAATGGCATAAGCAGACAGAGTTTTCACTCCTAGAACAGGGAGCATGATGCCCAGCCAAACTGCAgggtgagggaaaaaaaaaaaacacagaaaaggcAGACACGATATGATTACAATAAGAATATTAACAATAACTCATGAAACAGGACATCCAGTCTAATCCAAACCAGGTAATCTTTCCCTTTACGCcacatatacattttaaaaacactCACCTTTTATGCCTTGGGTAAGGTCGTAGAAGCCAGCTTGTCCAAGAGCCCACATAATGCTCAGACACTTAGCTGGACGGTTCTGCTGTAAGCGCAGCAGCTCCAGGTGCTGTGATAGACACACAAATTCAgatacagatacaaacacactataGCTGCTTGAACTAAACTATTAAAACATAATCCTTACAAAACACTACTTGGGTGTTTCCTTAAACTATTGCCAGTAACTGACCAGATTTGGATgagacgttcagagacaggcaGACGTACATTATTACAAGGTTTCTGCAAATTAGGGGCCCAGAATTGGGTAATATTTTACTCTTTTCAATATCTTGAAATGCTGCACTAAATGTAGCAAAAGAAAGACATTTCTCCATCATCTGTCTCCACAAAACAGCATATCTTTCTACATGGCTATTAAGAACACTACCTGGTTTTTCACATCACGTTTAGTGTTTGAATTTTAAAACCCATTCATGTTGATCTGTTTTGGGTATCAGCTGTCAGGATTTCCTAGATTAGAAAATTATTTTTGAACATAGGGTTTTTGATTTTGAGACACAGCTCACGACAATAATCCTGATGATCGTTTTGAGATAGGGCTGGTCAGTGTGTTTCATGTCGCTTTGCATGAAATCACTAAGCTTTTTGAGTTTGATTTGGAAACCAGACAGACAGGGATGAGTCGGGTCTGACTGTGTCATTTAAGTGAATGTCTCTTGTGAATCTCCGGCTGTACATGAGATAGACACACTCAGGTCATGCTTCTGCATGTTTGGGAACCTTGACATAGTTCCTCCCAAAATTTCATTTCAAGTAATAAGTACAGACTACAGCATTTCTGCAGACCCTATAAAACAATTGTGGCAAGCAACCAAGTTTCCCCCAAGTTTCAACCAAACTGCTGGACAGCAAATGGATGTAAATTTCACTTACTTCAGGCAGGCTGAGGGTGGCTATTTTGGGTTTGTTCATCATGACAGCCTGAATGCACATTCTGTAGCCATGCAGTGGGTCACCtttccaaaataaaatgaaacacagGGTGATTCCTCACTACCAGTGATAGTACCACAAGTGAAACACTACCATCTCATTCAAAGTAGCTAAGAATTCAATTACACAGAGTTGAGCAGGGTGGTATAGGTACTAGCAGTATAGGTGCACCccagtacactatactgtgacattttgtagtataaatagtatgAGTAGTGGGTTCACAATAAAAAATTCCAAACAGAAGAAGTGCACTTAAAGTACCCAGTATGTTGTACTTaatcaacatttttaaaaaaaaatgtacagtattcTACTAAAGCAAGCAGAGTTTCATTATGTGCATTTGTTTGCCACAGACTGGAAAACGGCTTATACGTCCACTTAGTAAAGACCattagtgttccatttgagatgATATTACCCCTTTAAAATTCATAGTGCATAGCACATGACTTGGGATGCAGCTTAGGTTTTATTGACCCAGCTAGCAGGATATTTACCTGTGGGTCTATCCAACTCCCGGAGCATGGCCAACAGACAGTGATCAAGGAATTCTTGTAATGCGTCTCCGCTTTTCCCCAACAGATTCTTAATTAGGCTGCGCAAGTCCTTTCCAGCAAGGCAGTATGGGTAatctgcagagagatttaccacaaatcaacaaaataaagaaacatgCTTTGAACTGGAAAAGGTAATATCAAAGAGGAAAGAATTTCCACACTCATCCAACACTACACCACCTGAGAGGTTACTTAAAGACTCTCTCAAACTCAATATTCAGTATATGGTGGATACATTTCAGAAACGCACCGTGAGCATAGCTGCTGAGTGTGGGATCTGGGTCAGGAGCGAGCAGCTTGCTGTTGAGATACCCAGCCAGATCCTTCACCCAGACACATGGATTCTCAGGAAACATAGCTTGACTTTTCTCCAGCTCTTGCCTCAACTCCACTACATCCAGctagaaaagaaaggaagagataTATAGCaacccacacagacagaaagagattaTTTTGTAGATACTCTGTTTATGGTGTTTAGAtatcccccccacacacatagtTGCCACTGGGGGAAATTATCAGCACATATAGAGGATGCAAAAACATACTCACAGCTTTGACAGCTTCCTCCAACGTCTTGTAGTGAGTGGGTTTTGAGCTGCTGTTGGACTGGGATTTCTTTGCCTGCTTCGCTGGATTGGACTTCTTCTGTTGAGTCTCAGCTGGGGGAGGAACTTGCTCCTTGTTCTGCTTCTTTCCAATCTTCTCGAAACCCTCAAATATCGTCTCGGACATCTTCACAGACGCTGCAATCGATGCAAAAATGAAATTTTGTTCAATGCACCTCAAAAGAAGGCTAATCTGTCATGCCTGTGAGACAAATGTGCCGTCTTATTTTGCAAGATTGCCTCTTggacccactctcaacccagaATTTTGCAACACCAGACAGACTGACCAATGTAAAATGTATGAAGGGTGCACAAATTTTGAAACTGAACTTTGGCACATATCTACCCTAACTGGGATCTCTATTGATATATAGCTCGATATGGCacaatctatctatccataAATTTTCAGAATTTCTACAAATCGTGTACCATTTACAGCAACTATAGTCTGGCACacttacaaataaaatacaaaccaAATCCTCAGTATGCCACATGCCAAAATAGTCATTTAAATGTAGATGAGTCCTGAACTCTACATTTACCTTTAGAAAGACTGAGCACAATTACACTGATGTGCTGATTCAGTTGTGTTCTCTATTCCACTACAATGCTGAAGACTAAATCAAAAAGACAAGCTGGGTGCTATTTACATTATGACACACAAAAATGATCTGTACATAAGTGATACAACCAGACTTATAACTTACATTAGACCATATTCAGTACTTTCTGTCTTGGATGGACttggatctatctatctatctatctatctactatTTACTTTAAGCAAACTGTAGTTTGTTAAGAATCATTATATGTAGTAGCTTTCTTAAagtgatattttattatatctctACACAGAAACTTCTCCAATCAGATTTCAATAAGTTATTGGATTAAACGTCAGGCTCACACACGACAACATGAACACATCATCTACATAACACAAAATCTGTGATTTTTAGCAACTAAATGAAATCGTAACTGATAGACATGgcggtgtttttttttggactatttattttagtattctatttcataatataatattacaaGAAAAGTGTCACAGCAACATATGCGCTATAACACATTAAAGCTGAACTCGCTGGAGTTCTTCGGTATTGACCATGCTGATCTGCATTCACAACCTCAGTGAAAGGCTTGCTGATGTAACCATGGATAGTCTTGAAGATGATCACTGCCTGTGATTTCTCATTCAACAACAAAGACAAGAACTTCACCAAATCCTCAACATCCCATCTCTTCACCGTTTGAGCACCAGACAAGATGTATAtctacactatatagccaaaagtattcgctcacccatccaaataatcagaatcaggtgttccaatcacttccatggccacaggtgtataaaatcaagcacctaggcatgcagactgtttttacaaacatttgtgaaagaatgggtcgctctcaggagctcagtgaattccagtgtggaactgtgataggatgccacctgtgcaacaaatccagtcgtgaaatttcctctctcctaaatattccacagtcaactgtcagctgtattataagaacgtggaagtgtttgggaacgacagcaactcagccacgaagtggtaggccacgtaaactgacggagcggggtcagtggatgctgaggcgcatagtgcgaagaggtcgccaactttctgcagagtcaatcgctacagacctccaaacttcatgtggccttcagattagctcaagaacagtgcgcagagagcttcatggaatgggtttccatggccgagcagctgcatccaagccatacatcaccaagcgcaatgcaaagcgtcggatgcagtggtgtaaagcacgccgccactggactctagagcagtggagacgcgttctctggagtgacgaatcgcgcttctccatctggcaatctgatggacgagtctgggtttggcggttgccaggagaacggtacttgtctgactgcattgtgccaagtgtaaagtttggtggaggggggattatggtgtggggttgtttttcaggagctgggcttggccccttagttccagtgaaaggaactctgaatgcttcagcataccaagacattttggacaattccacgctcccaactttgtgggaacagtttggagctggccccttcctcttccaacatgactgtgcaccagtgcacaaagcaaggtccataaagacatggatgacagagtctggtgtggatgaacttgactggcctgcacagagtcctgacctcaacccgatagaacacctttgggatgaattagagcggagactgagagccaggccttctcgtccaacatcagtgtgtgacctcacaaatgcgcttctggaagaatggtcaaaaattcccataaacacactcctaaaccttgtggacagccttcccagaagagttgaagctgttatagctgcaaagggtggaccgacgtcatattgaaccctatggattaggaatgggatgtcacttaagttcatatgcgagtcaaggcagatgagcgaatacttttggcaatatagtgtatatataggaGTCAtggtattattatttaattctgtctaattttattcttaaaatatTATAACTGTACAGTCCTGATTTATTACTGAACTCaacatattttaaaagaaagtgATCATTGAACATAGGTGAATGATGTTAAcgaagccccgccccctaaACCTAGAGCAGcgtgtattaaaaaaatgattgacAGCAGGCCTAACCAACCACAAACGAGTATTCCGGACCGGAAGTAAATTTTCCAAATGTCTTTTCTCAACAACTTACACTTGTAACAAGGCAATccactttttttaaagaaatctttCAAGTATGCTAGtaaggaaggaataaaaatcGACTCCTGTACCTTCTGCTGCTGAAACGGATTTTAGTCAATGTGTAACTAGCAAGCCATTCACACCTGGTTTAGCTGAATTAACTGAATTAGCACTAGCTGGTTAAAGCACTTGGTTTTATGTTGCTGttttggagtttttttttactcGTATTGTTATTAATCTTGCAAGAACATTAGTCTCAGAATGGCAGCACAGCTAGCTAAGGCTAACGCACgagcagctagctagctagccctCATCTGTAGATAACTATAGCTGGACGTGGCACCTCGTATTCAGTCTATAATGTGAGTGAGTGCAGGAGGTTTCACTTACGGTACAGGTCCAGTTTTGGAGCATTGGACTCGATCAGAGCTTTTCTGGACTTCTTGTCGACCTGGGTCTTGGCAGCGCTGTTCTGTTTCTTGCTTCTTTTCACCACCTCCCACTTACCAACAGAACCGTTATTATTCGCAGACGAAGCCATGGTTTATTGAGCGTTAGACAAGCAGGAGACGCTTcgagtgttttttatttaaacgtGTTTAATGGTCCTAGAGCTGGTGTACAGAATAATGGTCGCAGGTCAGCTTTCGGCTACGGCTGCGACTTTAAACCGTCTCTATGCCACGTCTGCTCTGGGGGCACGACGTCATCACGTATCCGCACGCGCTCCGCTTCTTACGTTGCGTCGTGGTGAGCGGTCTGTCACAGCGGCactttaaagctgcagtctgtGTTTTTAGAATATCCGTACTTGTACAAAACACGCGATAAACAAACAGTGGATTAATATACTTGCATTAGCAAAAGTCTATTAAGTTGCTGAGTCAAACACCCGGTGCTGTTTTGGGTATGGATGCGCCTCCGgtctaattcaccccaaaggtgttctaagggtttgaggtcagggctccGTGCAGGACAGTcgagttcctccacatcaaacttgTAATTGTCCAacatgtcttggtatgaagctgaagcattaagagttcctttcactggaactaaggggccgagcccaacccctgaaaaacaaagcctgaattcaatgatttggaggggtgtcccaaaacttttggcaatatagtgtatgtgtattatctgctttgggagggagggagggagggagggaggggctTAGGGGGGttatgggggggggggattcacAGAGTATTGCTCTACtctttcaataaaaaatatttaaaaaaatatttaatcggACCTTAGTTGTATTATGTATTGTGCTATTATTTTTGGCAACACTTCAGCTGTGTTGCAGTAATACTGCCATTATAGTGCAGTTTTAATTTACaagtttatgtgtttgtgtgtgtgtgtgtgagagagagagagagagagagagagattttggaAGTTGATTACATGCATTTGGTCATTCATGGCCTAAAAGTCAGCAAATAGAACTGAACTTCATTCAAAGTTTGAGGTCTTACATGGTGTAAAAGCCAGGAACTGTGTTTTCTTACAAGCCAAGTTAACAGGTTTAATATTATTTGTTCATTCCACCTCAACAAACTGGAGTATTTAGTATTAGGTCCTTTACATAAAATCCAAatgagttcagttcagttctgggtattgggtctgatggcttgaggaaaaaactgttacacagtctgcttgtgagggcccgaatgcttcagtacctttttccagagggtgaagagtgtgtgtgagggtgaagagtgtgtgtgagggtgaagagtgtgtgtggggggggtgtaggGTCATCCACAAAGCTTTGCGGAATCAGTGTGTGTCGTATGTCTCCGTGATAGAGGTGAAGAGAGATTCCAGTGATCTTCTAGGGTGGAAATAGGGTGGTCTTAATTATTTCCACAGAGGATCTGTCCATGTTCAGCAGAGAGTGGTTACTCTGTGCTCTTATGAAGTGAACAGTTATCCCTTTTGTTTTGTCaacattcagagacaggttgttggcatTACACCACGGtgttagctgttgcacctcctctaaccacacacacacaaccaactaAAAAGCTAATTACACACCTTACaatctacctacctacacaaCTATCCATTTAGCTGCAAACACTCATGCATAcaagtacattacagtacatcaTATCCAGTGTTCACCTTCCTTCATTAACAGTGTGTTCTTTGTTGGTTATACATTCTAATCCATGATTTATTGCCGGTTGAACATTCAGGGCTGGTGGGTGCAGGCATGGCTGTATTTTTGCTGTCTTCATGTTTGTCTCTAAGCTTTATCTGTGGCACCTTTGGTATGAAAAACCTTTCATCCGAAATTGCAAAAGACTGCAGGGCCTAGTTTTGTCCAGTTGTGTGAATCTGGTATCCTCATAGAGCACAGTCCAAGGTATGCAGACACCAAATTTCGAGTCAATCCATCCTTGTAGCACCACCCAGGCCAAATGTAGAATGTAGTATGTTTATGAATGGAAACTCATAGAATGTATTTGATTCTTAAAAAATATCagattttgaatttttttgaaaaacCTACTTTTGCAAACTAGTCCTAGACCATTGATCCTTTCACCACCAAATTTGGTAAGAATTTTGCTAGGGCTTTCAACTGCACTGTGGTTTAGGTTTGAAGTTTTACTAATTTATACCACAGTAGTTTATCAACAATAACAATTGTTTATCCAATAAAGAACGAAACACGTTATCTTTTCCCTTTACAGACACACTTACGATGAACTTCTAAAAAACAAGTCAGGTTGTACAACTTTCCCTCACACTTTTCTGAGGTTAAGAGGAGAAAAATGTTATGGGAAAACCAAAAAGGGCAACTTCTTCTTTCCTAAAGACTTTCCTGTGAAAGAATAGATAACCTTAACTGTTAGAAAGGGCttacactagagactccttacagGAAGATTCGCAatatcagtgattttttttttaagtaatatgGTTATGACAACCTCCTGTAAATTCTGTTACTATACAAagttttgatgatggtggtgaaaaGGACTGTCTAAAAGGCCAAAGATCTGACAGAACAAAATGTAGCTGACTTTTCCAGTTGTTAAAGTTCAAAATAATCTACATTAAGCTCAACACAAAATAGAGTATAGCATGTCAGACTTGATGTCTGTTCACGTTGTAGagatatatgtataaataaagaatataaaa from Hemibagrus wyckioides isolate EC202008001 linkage group LG19, SWU_Hwy_1.0, whole genome shotgun sequence encodes the following:
- the tmem214 gene encoding transmembrane protein 214, with protein sequence MASSANNNGSVGKWEVVKRSKKQNSAAKTQVDKKSRKALIESNAPKLDLYPSVKMSETIFEGFEKIGKKQNKEQVPPPAETQQKKSNPAKQAKKSQSNSSSKPTHYKTLEEAVKALDVVELRQELEKSQAMFPENPCVWVKDLAGYLNSKLLAPDPDPTLSSYAHDYPYCLAGKDLRSLIKNLLGKSGDALQEFLDHCLLAMLRELDRPTGDPLHGYRMCIQAVMMNKPKIATLSLPEHLELLRLQQNRPAKCLSIMWALGQAGFYDLTQGIKVWLGIMLPVLGVKTLSAYAIAYLERLLTLHANLSKGFGVMGPKEFFPLLDFAYMPKNALSPSLQEQLRRLYPRLKVLAFGAKPESTLHTYFPSFLSRATPSCPDIMKKELLSSLTECLCVDAQSLGVWRQLYTKHLTQSSLLLNHLHSLWSTLSPKLRNNLQETIQSFRVTNEEIRSTANLDDVQECNDVCSSLQMKIRSQGFPWSKALMVLLVFVAGFIAHDVRSHGTFADSTTALYMQKSGVAAVSQQAWRKVSHYSQQGINWLAETMPHYYSLAVEAVRPFLEAVLEKLKLAAVFIAQKSSEVMLWLQENTPLLIEWINANTPESVFQFLEFVKELLLFVHQNYILPGLQYIVTALQHLWQSLQDSCNGEVSLLCMQNHVVAFTNSTWIYLQDTTTAIRSWAQELLTKA